From a single Parafrankia discariae genomic region:
- a CDS encoding SDR family oxidoreductase, with amino-acid sequence MRVFVTGGTGHSGSYIVLELIAAGHEVTGLARSDTAAAALSAHGAKVRHGSLEDLDGLKEAAADSDGVIHVAHRQDLLPSGGIDAVAAAEVPIMFAYGEALAGTGKPLVAAGSIGSPGSLGRPATEEDPALPGGDEYKGTLHARNVVETAVVGLAERGVRSSVVRIANIAHSTTDRAGFLVQLIALAKEKGFVGYPGDGANLWNAVHVRDVASLFRLALEKGPAGKYWHAVEDGGIPFREIAEAIGSRLGLPVVSVPVDVLMVPGYFGFLANIVTQSYPASSLITRRTLGWEPAQPSLLADLDNGHYFSAS; translated from the coding sequence TTGCGCGTCTTCGTCACTGGCGGGACCGGCCATTCCGGTTCGTACATCGTCCTCGAGCTCATCGCCGCCGGGCACGAGGTCACCGGCCTGGCCCGGTCGGACACGGCCGCGGCGGCGCTGTCCGCGCATGGCGCGAAGGTGCGTCACGGCAGCCTCGAGGATCTCGACGGGCTCAAGGAGGCGGCCGCGGACTCCGACGGCGTCATTCACGTCGCGCACAGGCAGGACCTGCTTCCATCCGGCGGGATCGACGCCGTGGCCGCCGCGGAGGTCCCGATCATGTTCGCGTACGGCGAGGCACTGGCGGGAACCGGAAAACCGCTGGTCGCGGCGGGGAGCATAGGCTCGCCGGGGAGCCTGGGCCGGCCGGCCACCGAGGAGGACCCGGCTCTTCCCGGCGGCGATGAGTACAAGGGCACCCTGCACGCCCGTAACGTCGTGGAAACCGCCGTAGTCGGCCTCGCTGAGCGGGGAGTGCGGTCTTCGGTCGTGCGGATTGCCAACATCGCGCACAGCACGACCGATCGTGCCGGCTTCCTCGTGCAGCTGATCGCGCTCGCGAAGGAGAAGGGTTTCGTCGGCTACCCCGGAGACGGCGCGAACCTGTGGAACGCCGTGCACGTCCGCGATGTCGCCTCCTTGTTCCGCCTGGCGCTGGAGAAGGGGCCTGCTGGCAAATACTGGCACGCGGTTGAGGACGGGGGCATCCCGTTCCGCGAGATCGCCGAGGCCATTGGCAGCCGTCTGGGCCTGCCCGTCGTGAGCGTTCCCGTGGACGTACTGATGGTGCCGGGATACTTTGGGTTCCTCGCGAACATAGTCACGCAGAGCTACCCGGCGTCCAGCCTCATCACCCGCCGGACCCTCGGCTGGGAGCCCGCTCAGCCCAGCCTGCTCGCCGATTTGGACAACGGCCATTACTTCTCCGCCAGCTGA
- a CDS encoding NADPH-dependent F420 reductase has product MSSISIIGLGGMARAIGARAVEGGNAVEVVGRDAAKAKDFAAVLGGGATAGTFGTAPAGDIVILAVPNASAVPVVAQYGNALVGKVIIDIINPMNADATGLVTPDGTSAAQEIAKAAPASAPVVKAFNTVFGHVLAQGRPLDVLFAGDDARAKASVSAFIESLGLRPLDAGGLEMAHWLEGAGLLMISLARHGVGDFNFSLGVSSLS; this is encoded by the coding sequence ATGAGCAGCATCAGCATTATCGGCCTGGGGGGCATGGCCCGCGCCATAGGCGCCCGCGCGGTCGAGGGCGGCAACGCCGTCGAGGTAGTCGGTCGCGACGCGGCCAAGGCCAAGGACTTCGCCGCCGTGCTCGGCGGCGGCGCCACGGCCGGGACATTCGGCACCGCCCCAGCCGGCGACATCGTCATCCTCGCCGTGCCGAACGCCAGCGCCGTGCCGGTCGTCGCCCAGTACGGGAACGCGCTCGTCGGCAAGGTCATCATCGACATCATCAACCCCATGAATGCCGACGCCACCGGGCTGGTCACCCCTGACGGCACTTCCGCCGCGCAGGAAATCGCCAAGGCCGCCCCGGCAAGCGCGCCCGTCGTGAAGGCGTTCAACACCGTCTTCGGCCACGTCCTGGCCCAGGGCCGCCCGCTGGACGTGCTCTTCGCCGGCGACGACGCGCGGGCCAAGGCAAGCGTATCGGCGTTCATCGAGAGCCTCGGGTTGCGCCCCCTGGATGCCGGAGGCCTGGAGATGGCGCACTGGCTGGAAGGGGCGGGCCTGCTGATGATCAGCCTGGCCCGCCACGGCGTGGGGGACTTCAACTTCTCCCTCGGCGTCAGCAGTCTCAGCTGA
- a CDS encoding LysR family transcriptional regulator, whose protein sequence is MDLDLRKLRYFVAVADTLHFGRAADELHIAQPVLSRQIRALEQDLGAPLFIRDSHGVALTDAGRQLLTDAGPLLASARAVRRRVTVAARGSRRLMVGFRAGIPVIPAARAFEARHPDVVVDVQRIEWDDQAPMLLDGRIDVGYVRLPIDEAGLRVTPLYTEPRVAVLPAGHQLAGREQVTEAELAGEPLVWHGDTSTQPTRRAHSNAGYLVRGVDETLEHVAAGRGISFLARSATVFYSHPDISYVPIPDLAPDQVCLAMAASRTSPVVDDFFAAAQATAEITAECGNYEMWQLVSGAVSSTTERPD, encoded by the coding sequence ATGGATCTGGACCTGCGCAAGTTGCGCTACTTCGTCGCCGTCGCCGACACGTTGCACTTCGGCCGCGCAGCCGATGAGCTGCACATCGCGCAGCCGGTGCTCAGTCGGCAGATCCGGGCGCTGGAACAGGATCTCGGCGCTCCGCTGTTCATCAGGGACAGCCACGGCGTGGCGCTGACCGACGCCGGCAGGCAGTTGCTGACCGACGCCGGCCCGCTGCTGGCCTCCGCGCGCGCGGTCCGCCGCCGGGTGACCGTGGCCGCACGCGGCAGCCGACGGCTAATGGTCGGCTTCCGGGCCGGGATCCCGGTCATCCCGGCAGCGCGGGCGTTCGAGGCCCGGCACCCGGACGTGGTCGTGGACGTGCAGCGGATCGAATGGGACGATCAGGCCCCGATGCTGCTCGACGGCCGTATCGACGTCGGCTATGTGCGGCTGCCCATCGACGAGGCCGGCCTGCGCGTCACCCCGCTGTACACCGAGCCGCGGGTGGCGGTGCTCCCTGCCGGCCACCAACTGGCCGGCAGGGAGCAGGTCACCGAGGCCGAGCTGGCCGGCGAGCCGCTGGTCTGGCACGGCGACACGAGCACGCAGCCCACCAGGCGCGCGCACTCTAACGCCGGGTACCTGGTGCGCGGGGTGGACGAGACGCTCGAGCATGTCGCGGCCGGCCGGGGCATCTCGTTCCTGGCCCGTTCGGCGACCGTGTTCTACTCACATCCGGACATCAGCTACGTGCCCATCCCGGATCTGGCGCCCGACCAGGTGTGCCTCGCGATGGCGGCATCGCGCACCTCGCCGGTGGTCGACGACTTCTTCGCCGCGGCTCAGGCGACGGCCGAGATCACGGCAGAATGTGGGAACTATGAAATGTGGCAGCTTGTGAGCGGTGCCGTTTCAAGCACGACTGAGCGGCCCGACTGA
- a CDS encoding MFS transporter, whose translation MTAVDGPRAAALPAPAPVTPGLGPPAAASATPWRRMRMWAAAHAVDDLYQGLVPASVPYFVLERNSGYLAVSGLTLAAALGSALPQPAIGLLVDRRRVGPLAAVGVVLAGLAGLVPGYALTWSLVLLSGIGVAMFHPVAGRAARIDAGDSTAAMSIFAAGGSVGFFLAPVLAAPALATLGLAATALFVLPAVPVGFVLLRAHQRQAAAAKVAAVTTAGGKDLWSPFLLLTTVEIARSVLFVGVNTFIELYWLRHLHAGHTAAGAALACFLAGGVAGTLAGGRVADRAGAVRTVQAGTALAIPTLVALRAAPGPGTALLAAMTTGVAINIPFSVLVKLGQDYLPTRPGTAAGVTLGLAVSIGGLGVPGLGAIADTWGIAAVFSVLCLVPVPGLLLATFLPEVRPAPPQDAQEPPAQERRRPA comes from the coding sequence ATGACCGCCGTCGACGGCCCGCGGGCGGCGGCGCTCCCCGCTCCGGCCCCGGTCACCCCCGGGCTTGGCCCGCCGGCGGCGGCGTCGGCGACACCCTGGCGGCGGATGCGGATGTGGGCCGCAGCCCACGCCGTAGACGATCTTTATCAGGGACTGGTGCCGGCGAGTGTTCCGTACTTCGTCCTCGAGCGGAACTCCGGCTACCTCGCCGTCTCCGGGTTGACACTGGCCGCGGCGCTGGGCAGTGCGCTGCCGCAACCGGCGATCGGCCTGCTCGTCGACCGCCGACGGGTCGGCCCGCTGGCCGCAGTCGGCGTGGTTCTCGCCGGGCTCGCCGGGCTCGTGCCCGGCTACGCTCTGACCTGGTCGCTGGTGCTGCTTTCCGGGATCGGCGTGGCGATGTTCCACCCCGTGGCCGGGCGGGCGGCTCGGATCGACGCGGGTGACAGCACGGCGGCGATGAGCATCTTCGCCGCCGGTGGCAGCGTCGGATTCTTCCTGGCTCCCGTCCTCGCCGCCCCGGCGCTGGCCACCCTGGGCCTGGCCGCCACGGCGCTGTTCGTCCTTCCCGCGGTGCCCGTCGGCTTCGTGCTGCTACGGGCCCACCAACGGCAGGCGGCGGCCGCGAAGGTGGCGGCGGTCACCACGGCCGGCGGCAAGGATCTCTGGAGCCCCTTCCTCCTCCTCACCACGGTCGAGATCGCGCGGTCGGTGCTCTTTGTCGGCGTGAACACGTTCATCGAGCTGTACTGGCTCCGCCATCTGCACGCGGGTCACACCGCGGCCGGCGCCGCGCTGGCCTGCTTCCTGGCCGGCGGGGTCGCCGGCACACTGGCCGGCGGGCGGGTCGCCGACCGCGCCGGTGCCGTGCGCACGGTCCAGGCAGGCACCGCGCTGGCGATCCCGACGCTGGTCGCACTGCGTGCCGCGCCCGGCCCGGGAACCGCGCTACTGGCCGCCATGACCACCGGAGTGGCCATCAACATTCCGTTCTCGGTACTCGTCAAACTGGGTCAGGACTACCTGCCGACCCGACCGGGAACCGCCGCCGGTGTCACCCTGGGGCTCGCTGTCAGCATCGGAGGTCTTGGGGTACCGGGTCTGGGGGCGATCGCCGACACATGGGGAATCGCCGCGGTGTTCTCGGTCCTCTGCCTCGTCCCGGTGCCGGGTCTGCTCCTGGCCACGTTCCTGCCCGAGGTCCGGCCGGCACCACCGCAGGACGCACAGGAACCACCCGCACAGGAACGGAGGCGCCCGGCCTGA
- a CDS encoding alpha/beta fold hydrolase produces the protein MTVPHRISAPDGCVLVAEVSGHGSVVVLLHAGGPDRHSLDPFARRLAGRHTVVQPDIRGYGGSVCRDPARHTWDQYAVDVLTVLDGLAEAGVVAANVGVVVAGVGLGSTIALRLAITRPDRVAAVAALGVEDIEDDEAKAAEIAYFDAFADRVRDEGLAAAWAPVVARLPPVVEAMVTDAIRRSDPASIAAAASIARDRSFRHVDDLAAVRVPALVFAGTDWRHPRALAEAAARVMPAATMAMAEIGPTVRTGEELADALMPELLDFLGGPAAVPDARTTTARPAEATRRLA, from the coding sequence ATGACCGTGCCGCACCGGATTTCCGCCCCCGACGGCTGCGTTCTCGTCGCGGAGGTGAGCGGGCATGGCTCGGTCGTGGTGCTGCTGCACGCGGGCGGTCCCGACCGACACAGTCTCGATCCGTTCGCCCGGCGGCTGGCCGGCCGTCACACGGTCGTGCAGCCGGACATCCGGGGCTACGGCGGCTCCGTCTGCCGCGACCCGGCTCGCCACACCTGGGACCAGTACGCCGTCGACGTCCTCACGGTGCTCGACGGGCTCGCCGAGGCCGGCGTGGTGGCGGCGAACGTGGGTGTGGTGGTGGCCGGGGTCGGGCTTGGCTCCACGATTGCGCTTCGCCTGGCCATCACCCGGCCCGACCGGGTGGCGGCGGTGGCGGCCCTCGGCGTCGAGGACATCGAGGACGACGAGGCCAAGGCAGCCGAGATCGCGTATTTCGACGCGTTCGCCGACCGCGTCCGCGACGAGGGGCTGGCTGCCGCCTGGGCGCCGGTCGTCGCCAGGCTGCCGCCGGTCGTCGAGGCGATGGTCACCGACGCGATCCGACGCAGCGACCCGGCCAGCATCGCCGCAGCCGCGTCCATCGCGCGGGACCGTAGCTTCCGCCACGTCGACGACCTGGCAGCGGTCCGGGTGCCGGCGCTGGTCTTCGCCGGCACCGACTGGCGCCACCCACGCGCGCTCGCCGAGGCGGCCGCGCGGGTGATGCCTGCGGCCACGATGGCGATGGCCGAGATCGGGCCGACCGTCCGGACCGGAGAGGAACTGGCCGACGCGCTCATGCCGGAGCTGCTGGACTTCCTCGGCGGTCCGGCGGCCGTGCCCGACGCACGGACGACCACCGCGCGACCGGCCGAGGCGACGAGACGCCTGGCATGA
- a CDS encoding helix-turn-helix domain-containing protein, with amino-acid sequence MNRRFLAGPELRRLTDRERIDWHDHTDHQLIYPGTGVLRVVTRVGSWVVPPLRAVWLPAGVAHAHQAHGPTHMHSLAFSDVDDPFGSPDPTVVAVPALLREIIRALTATGLAAADRRDLTAVLLRSLRPVTELRLRLPQPRDDRLVALTAALAADPADPRTLAELGAAVGASERTLSRLFRRQTGMTFPQWRAQLRLHHGLTLLAAGEPVTTVAFACGYSNPSAFTAAFRDAFGVTPARYARETRQ; translated from the coding sequence ATGAACCGCCGTTTCCTGGCCGGCCCCGAGCTGCGGCGGTTGACGGACCGGGAACGGATCGACTGGCACGACCACACCGACCACCAGCTCATCTATCCGGGCACCGGGGTCCTGCGAGTGGTGACCCGGGTCGGTTCGTGGGTGGTGCCGCCGCTGCGGGCTGTGTGGCTGCCGGCCGGTGTGGCGCACGCGCACCAGGCGCACGGCCCCACACACATGCACTCACTGGCCTTCTCGGACGTGGACGACCCGTTCGGTTCCCCCGACCCGACCGTGGTCGCAGTACCCGCCCTGCTGCGTGAGATCATCCGGGCGCTCACCGCGACGGGCCTGGCCGCCGCCGACCGCCGCGACCTGACCGCCGTCCTGCTGCGCTCGCTGCGGCCGGTGACCGAGCTGCGGCTTCGCCTGCCCCAGCCGCGCGACGACCGCCTCGTCGCTCTCACGGCGGCGCTGGCCGCTGACCCCGCCGATCCGCGGACCCTGGCCGAGCTCGGCGCCGCCGTCGGGGCGAGCGAACGTACCCTGAGCCGCCTGTTCCGCCGTCAGACCGGGATGACCTTCCCGCAGTGGCGGGCCCAGCTCCGGCTGCACCATGGCCTTACCCTGCTCGCCGCGGGTGAGCCGGTCACCACCGTCGCGTTTGCCTGTGGCTACAGCAACCCGAGCGCCTTCACCGCCGCGTTCCGGGATGCCTTCGGTGTCACGCCCGCCCGCTACGCCCGCGAGACGCGGCAGTGA
- a CDS encoding CGNR zinc finger domain-containing protein, producing MDVSGTLHWHADNPVSATLALVARDALDLAASSAIARVRGCANPSCGAVFLDSSRPGTRRWCSMDRCGNLAKKNALRGRATTI from the coding sequence ATGGACGTTTCGGGCACGCTGCACTGGCACGCCGACAATCCCGTGTCGGCGACCCTCGCTCTCGTCGCCCGCGACGCCCTTGATCTCGCCGCGTCCTCCGCCATCGCCCGTGTCCGTGGCTGTGCCAACCCGAGCTGCGGGGCCGTGTTCCTCGACAGCTCGCGTCCGGGTACACGCCGATGGTGCTCGATGGACCGATGTGGCAACCTCGCCAAGAAGAACGCACTACGCGGCAGAGCCACGACCATCTGA
- a CDS encoding SRPBCC family protein, which produces MWSCEHGVVTTASPDAVWRLWADVAGWGSWNADIKSIDVDGPFEVGTVIVMNPASDDPVRLRLSEVQPPERFVDEAELDDIVVRTTHLVGRIDAEHCRVSYRMEIDGPAADELGPRIGPAISGDFPETIAALTRLAEAAAAPARP; this is translated from the coding sequence ATGTGGAGCTGTGAGCATGGCGTGGTCACGACGGCGTCGCCGGACGCGGTCTGGCGGCTGTGGGCGGATGTGGCCGGTTGGGGCAGCTGGAACGCCGACATCAAGTCCATCGACGTCGACGGTCCGTTCGAGGTCGGTACCGTCATCGTCATGAACCCCGCCAGCGACGACCCGGTGCGGCTGCGGCTGTCCGAGGTGCAGCCGCCGGAGCGGTTCGTCGACGAGGCCGAGCTCGATGACATCGTCGTGCGCACGACCCACCTCGTCGGGCGCATCGACGCCGAGCACTGCCGGGTCAGCTACCGGATGGAGATCGACGGCCCGGCCGCCGACGAACTCGGTCCCCGGATCGGCCCGGCGATCTCCGGCGACTTCCCCGAGACGATCGCCGCGCTCACCCGCCTCGCGGAGGCGGCGGCGGCTCCGGCGCGGCCCTGA
- a CDS encoding MarR family winged helix-turn-helix transcriptional regulator — translation MALHPSESPGFLLWHATLRWQRAITVALAPFELTHVQFVLLTSVWWLDGQGERPNQLAVAAYAGTDVKMTSQVLRTLESNGLVRRETDPADTRAKLVRVTEHGAELAPQALAAVEQVDADFFRPVPTAEALRLLRPLTGQPEA, via the coding sequence GTGGCGCTGCATCCCAGCGAGTCTCCCGGCTTCCTGCTCTGGCACGCCACGCTGCGCTGGCAGCGTGCCATCACGGTCGCGCTCGCGCCGTTCGAGCTCACGCACGTCCAGTTTGTCCTGCTCACGTCGGTGTGGTGGCTGGATGGCCAGGGGGAGCGGCCCAATCAGCTCGCGGTCGCCGCGTACGCCGGCACGGACGTGAAAATGACGTCCCAGGTGCTGCGCACCCTGGAAAGCAACGGTCTGGTCCGACGCGAGACCGATCCCGCCGACACCCGGGCCAAGCTGGTGCGGGTCACGGAGCATGGTGCCGAGCTCGCTCCTCAGGCGCTCGCGGCCGTCGAGCAGGTCGATGCCGACTTCTTCCGTCCCGTTCCCACGGCCGAGGCGCTGCGTCTGCTGCGCCCGCTCACGGGTCAACCCGAGGCCTGA
- a CDS encoding GlxA family transcriptional regulator: MIDGMAFRRVVAYAPPGATALGLGIVNATFGPRPGIPGFDLAICARHPGPLQTDLGLPLTVENDLGLLTTADLIIILPAVDYHVEPSHPVLPMLRAARDRGATIAAHCVGTFTLAAAGLLDGLTVTTHWQFADELAGRHPEVKVAPEALYIDEGAIITGAGAAAGMDMCLHLIRREHGAGLANTIARGLVIPPHRDGGQAQYVSTPVPSDSEDQRLAAAIAWAREHLDHRITLDTLASQALMSRRSFIRHFRSATGTSPHAWLRTQRLSLAEELLETTNLSVEQVATRVGYRNAAVFREQFVLHRGVSPSDYRRTFSHS; this comes from the coding sequence ATGATCGACGGCATGGCCTTCCGCCGCGTCGTCGCCTATGCCCCGCCGGGCGCCACCGCTCTCGGCCTCGGGATCGTCAACGCGACCTTCGGTCCTCGGCCCGGCATTCCTGGCTTCGACCTCGCCATCTGCGCGCGCCACCCCGGTCCCCTCCAGACCGATCTCGGCCTACCGCTGACAGTGGAGAACGACCTCGGACTGCTGACGACGGCCGATCTGATCATCATTCTGCCGGCCGTCGACTACCACGTCGAACCCTCGCACCCCGTTCTCCCCATGCTGCGCGCGGCCCGCGACCGAGGTGCGACCATCGCCGCCCACTGCGTCGGCACCTTCACCCTGGCGGCCGCCGGCCTGCTCGACGGCCTCACCGTGACGACCCACTGGCAGTTCGCCGACGAGCTCGCCGGCCGCCATCCCGAGGTGAAGGTCGCGCCGGAGGCCCTCTACATCGACGAAGGCGCGATCATCACCGGAGCGGGAGCCGCGGCCGGCATGGACATGTGCCTCCATCTGATCCGCCGCGAACACGGCGCCGGACTGGCGAACACGATCGCGCGCGGGCTGGTGATACCACCCCACCGCGACGGTGGTCAGGCCCAGTACGTCAGTACCCCGGTGCCTTCGGACAGCGAGGACCAACGCCTGGCCGCGGCCATCGCCTGGGCCCGGGAACATCTGGACCATCGGATAACCCTCGACACGCTGGCCTCTCAGGCCCTGATGAGCCGCCGCTCCTTCATCCGCCACTTCAGGTCAGCCACCGGGACATCCCCGCACGCCTGGCTGCGGACCCAGCGCCTCTCACTCGCCGAGGAACTACTGGAGACGACCAACCTGTCCGTCGAACAGGTCGCGACGCGGGTCGGCTATCGCAACGCGGCCGTTTTCCGTGAACAGTTCGTCCTTCACCGCGGGGTGTCACCCAGCGACTACCGCCGGACCTTCAGCCATTCCTGA
- a CDS encoding NmrA family NAD(P)-binding protein, with product MREDDETTRRNRAPDETRTEGVLGDKATKVILVTGATGKQGGAAAARLLADGWRVRALTRDPASGAARRLAAAGAQVVEGDLDDRGSLDAAVEGVHGVFSVQQGALGAPPVPFDDEVRRGRHVADAAAAARVRHLVYASVAGVERGGGGRAFASKWAIEEHIRRVGIPATILRPVSFMENYADPAFGVQTGTLATPFAPDVPEQLIALEDIGAFVALAFADPARYSGTAVSIAGDALRPGQTAEALSLATGRDIRYLHVPVEVVRGQSEEVADVASFLNDRGGYGVDIAATRARYPGLTSFGTWLAGSGRVRLAELFEGTA from the coding sequence ATGCGCGAAGACGACGAGACGACGAGACGGAACCGGGCGCCAGACGAGACCCGGACCGAGGGCGTCCTGGGTGACAAGGCCACAAAGGTCATCCTGGTGACCGGCGCCACCGGCAAACAGGGCGGAGCCGCCGCCGCGCGCCTGCTCGCCGATGGCTGGCGGGTGCGGGCCCTGACCCGCGATCCGGCGTCCGGGGCCGCGCGGCGGCTCGCCGCGGCCGGCGCGCAGGTGGTCGAGGGCGACCTGGACGACCGCGGGTCGCTGGATGCCGCCGTCGAGGGCGTCCATGGGGTGTTCAGCGTGCAGCAGGGCGCCTTGGGCGCACCGCCGGTGCCCTTCGACGATGAGGTCAGGCGGGGCAGGCACGTGGCCGACGCGGCGGCGGCCGCCCGGGTCCGGCACCTGGTCTACGCCTCGGTCGCCGGTGTGGAGCGTGGCGGCGGTGGCCGTGCCTTCGCGAGCAAGTGGGCGATCGAGGAGCATATTCGCCGTGTCGGTATCCCTGCGACGATCCTGCGCCCGGTCTCGTTCATGGAGAACTACGCGGACCCGGCCTTTGGCGTGCAGACCGGAACCCTGGCCACGCCGTTCGCGCCGGACGTCCCCGAACAGCTGATCGCCCTTGAGGACATCGGTGCCTTCGTCGCCCTCGCCTTCGCTGATCCGGCGCGCTATTCGGGGACGGCCGTCTCGATCGCCGGCGACGCGCTCCGCCCGGGGCAGACGGCGGAGGCGCTCAGCCTCGCCACCGGACGCGATATCCGCTACCTGCATGTGCCGGTCGAGGTTGTCCGTGGTCAGAGCGAGGAGGTCGCGGACGTCGCGAGCTTCCTGAACGATCGGGGCGGGTATGGCGTCGACATCGCCGCCACCCGCGCCCGGTATCCGGGGCTGACGAGTTTCGGGACCTGGCTGGCCGGCAGCGGCCGGGTGAGACTCGCCGAGCTGTTCGAGGGCACGGCGTGA